In one Sphingobacterium daejeonense genomic region, the following are encoded:
- the bglX gene encoding beta-glucosidase BglX → MKLLKNILCIAAVISSNLGHAQENQKMNQFINDLMSKMTVEEKIGQLNLVTAGEATTGSVVSTDVESKIKAGNIGGIFSMTTPSKIRKAQELAVNNSRLKIPIIFGMDVIHGYKTIFPIPLGLAATWDMPLIQKTARVAAIEASADGLNWTFSPMVDISRDARWGRISEGSGEDTYLSARIAREMVIGYQGDDLSKNNTLMACVKHFALYGAAEAGRDYHTTDMSLHRMYNEYLPPYKAALDAGALSIMTSFNDINGIPATANHWLLTDLLRDDWKFNGLVVTDYTAVNELIDHGLGDLQKVSELSLKAGVDMDMVGEGFLTTLKKSLDEGKVTLEEIDRACRYVLEAKYRLGLFDDPFKYCSDERAKNEILTPEHLKLAREAAGKSFVLLKNDNQTLPLKEQGTVAVIGPLANTGANMPGTWSVSAELANTMSLVDGMKSALGNKVKIVTHLGSNLTDDAALQERSTMFGRTIPRDDRDPQQIIDEAINTAKDADVIIAALGESSEMSGESSSRTDLNIPESQKRLLQALLKTGKPVVLVLFAGRPLTLTWENENVPAILNVWFGGTETGKAVADVLFGDVNPSGKLPATFPQNVGQLPIYYSQKNTGRPLGKDAWFQKFRSNYLDVNNEPLYPFGYGLSYTNFTYSNLKLDKNSITKADSLKISVNVRNNGNYDGEEVVQLYLQDLVGSQTRPIKELKGFQKVFIEKGKSKDIVFTITEEDLKFYNQQLEFISEPGKFKVFIGTNSRDVQEAEFDLID, encoded by the coding sequence ATGAAATTATTAAAAAATATACTCTGCATAGCAGCAGTAATAAGCAGTAATTTAGGTCATGCTCAAGAAAATCAGAAGATGAATCAATTCATCAATGACTTAATGAGTAAAATGACTGTAGAAGAAAAAATTGGTCAGTTGAATCTGGTCACTGCGGGTGAAGCTACCACAGGATCAGTTGTGTCAACAGATGTTGAGTCAAAAATAAAAGCTGGAAATATCGGTGGGATATTCAGTATGACCACGCCTTCCAAAATCAGAAAAGCTCAAGAATTAGCAGTTAATAATTCAAGGTTAAAGATTCCGATTATATTTGGAATGGACGTTATCCATGGATATAAAACTATTTTTCCGATTCCATTAGGACTGGCTGCTACCTGGGATATGCCATTGATCCAGAAAACAGCAAGAGTAGCTGCAATTGAAGCATCTGCGGATGGACTGAACTGGACCTTCTCTCCTATGGTTGACATCTCCAGAGATGCAAGGTGGGGAAGAATATCTGAAGGTTCGGGAGAAGACACTTACCTCAGCGCCAGAATTGCTCGAGAAATGGTTATTGGTTATCAAGGCGATGATTTAAGCAAGAACAACACCTTAATGGCTTGCGTAAAACATTTTGCCTTATATGGTGCTGCAGAAGCAGGTAGGGATTATCATACCACGGATATGAGCCTACATAGAATGTACAATGAATATCTTCCACCTTATAAAGCAGCTTTAGATGCAGGTGCATTGTCCATAATGACTTCTTTCAATGATATTAATGGCATCCCTGCCACGGCAAATCATTGGCTTCTGACAGATCTTTTAAGGGATGATTGGAAATTTAATGGTTTAGTTGTAACAGATTATACTGCTGTCAATGAATTGATTGATCATGGCCTAGGTGACCTTCAGAAAGTATCTGAACTCTCCTTAAAAGCGGGTGTCGATATGGACATGGTTGGTGAAGGCTTTCTGACGACATTAAAAAAATCCTTGGATGAAGGAAAAGTAACTCTAGAAGAAATAGACAGAGCATGTAGGTATGTTCTTGAAGCTAAATACAGACTTGGTTTATTTGACGATCCATTTAAATATTGCAGTGACGAACGCGCCAAAAATGAGATATTAACTCCAGAACACTTAAAACTAGCAAGAGAAGCTGCTGGTAAATCATTTGTTCTCTTAAAAAATGATAATCAAACTTTACCTTTAAAAGAACAGGGAACAGTAGCTGTTATTGGTCCATTGGCAAATACTGGAGCCAATATGCCGGGAACATGGAGTGTAAGTGCTGAGTTGGCAAACACCATGTCTTTGGTGGATGGCATGAAATCAGCTTTGGGAAATAAGGTGAAAATTGTTACTCACCTTGGTTCTAACTTGACAGATGATGCTGCATTACAAGAGCGTTCAACTATGTTTGGTCGCACTATCCCTAGAGATGACCGAGACCCTCAGCAGATTATTGATGAAGCTATTAATACAGCGAAAGATGCTGATGTGATCATTGCTGCTTTAGGTGAAAGTTCGGAAATGAGTGGTGAAAGTTCTAGCCGCACCGATTTGAATATTCCAGAAAGTCAAAAACGACTTTTACAAGCACTTTTGAAAACAGGAAAACCTGTTGTATTAGTACTTTTTGCCGGAAGGCCACTTACCCTAACTTGGGAAAATGAAAACGTCCCAGCAATTCTGAATGTATGGTTTGGAGGAACCGAAACTGGTAAAGCTGTAGCTGATGTATTATTTGGGGATGTAAATCCTTCTGGAAAATTACCGGCAACATTTCCGCAAAATGTAGGTCAATTGCCAATTTATTACAGTCAGAAAAATACAGGTAGGCCATTAGGGAAAGATGCTTGGTTCCAAAAGTTCAGATCAAATTATCTCGATGTGAACAATGAACCCCTCTATCCTTTCGGGTATGGTCTAAGTTATACAAACTTTACCTATTCGAATTTGAAACTAGATAAGAATAGCATAACAAAAGCCGATAGCCTGAAAATATCCGTGAACGTAAGGAATAATGGAAATTATGATGGCGAGGAAGTTGTCCAGCTTTATCTTCAAGATCTGGTTGGTTCTCAAACCAGACCAATTAAAGAACTCAAAGGATTTCAGAAAGTGTTTATTGAAAAAGGTAAATCTAAAGATATAGTTTTTACTATAACTGAAGAAGATTTAAAATTTTATAATCAGCAATTGGAATTTATTTCTGAACCTGGAAAATTCAAAGTATTTATTGGAACAAACTCTAGAGATGTTCAGGAGGCAGAATTTGATTTAATAGATTAA
- a CDS encoding glucoamylase family protein, with amino-acid sequence MGLNPIGLKDQYVDYGQVVENHARINIAYAEDNPRKFKGYGADKAWGLTASYSITGYDAHHPDNDKSVISPTAALSSIPYTPKESLSFARYLFNHLGDKVWGKYGFYDAFSETENWYPQRYLAIDQGPIVVMMENYRSGLIWNLFMQAPEIQDGLKKLGFQSPNLK; translated from the coding sequence TTGGGATTAAATCCAATAGGATTAAAAGATCAATATGTTGATTATGGTCAAGTAGTTGAAAATCATGCGAGGATTAATATTGCCTATGCAGAGGATAACCCAAGAAAATTTAAAGGCTATGGAGCTGATAAAGCTTGGGGGCTTACTGCTTCATATTCCATCACGGGTTATGATGCACATCACCCCGACAATGACAAATCTGTAATTAGCCCAACAGCTGCATTATCATCCATCCCTTATACACCAAAGGAAAGCCTTTCATTTGCAAGGTATCTATTTAATCATTTGGGAGACAAAGTATGGGGAAAATATGGATTTTATGATGCTTTCAGTGAAACAGAAAATTGGTATCCTCAGCGTTATTTGGCAATAGACCAAGGTCCTATTGTTGTCATGATGGAAAACTACAGGTCAGGGTTGATTTGGAACCTTTTTATGCAAGCTCCAGAAATTCAAGATGGTCTCAAAAAATTAGGATTTCAAAGCCCCAATTTGAAATAA
- a CDS encoding glucoamylase family protein — MKIRTLTIGLLLSVAGLQACQNTQKTENKKDSISADSISLSNDSLMNKIQQQTFQYFWEGAEPTSGLARERIHIDGEYPQNDQNVVTTGGSGFGIMGLVVGMERGYITKKEGEERLNHIMDYLAKIPRFKGAWSHWYFGDTGKVKAFSDKDNGGDLVETAFLTQSLIVVREYFKNGSETQKEVAKKADELWKGIDWNHYTNGKNVLLWHWSPTHDFGMNHPIQGYDECLITYVLAASSPTHPIDTAVYNQGWARNGKIKSDLKKFEIPIGIKA; from the coding sequence ATGAAAATACGTACACTAACTATCGGTTTATTATTAAGCGTGGCAGGTCTTCAAGCCTGTCAGAACACCCAAAAAACAGAAAACAAGAAAGACAGCATCTCAGCTGACAGCATATCACTTTCCAATGACTCCCTGATGAATAAAATTCAGCAACAAACCTTCCAATATTTTTGGGAAGGCGCAGAACCAACATCGGGACTTGCTAGGGAAAGAATCCATATTGACGGAGAATACCCACAAAATGACCAAAATGTCGTGACTACAGGTGGTAGCGGATTCGGAATCATGGGATTGGTAGTCGGCATGGAGAGAGGCTATATTACTAAGAAAGAAGGTGAGGAGAGACTGAACCATATCATGGATTACTTAGCTAAAATACCTCGATTTAAAGGTGCTTGGTCACACTGGTATTTTGGAGATACTGGAAAGGTCAAAGCATTCAGCGACAAGGACAATGGCGGTGATTTAGTAGAAACAGCATTCCTTACTCAATCTTTAATTGTTGTAAGAGAATATTTTAAAAATGGTTCAGAAACCCAGAAAGAAGTTGCCAAAAAAGCAGATGAATTGTGGAAAGGAATTGATTGGAATCATTACACCAATGGAAAGAACGTATTACTTTGGCATTGGAGTCCAACCCATGATTTTGGTATGAACCACCCTATTCAAGGGTATGATGAATGTTTGATTACCTATGTTTTAGCAGCATCTTCACCTACTCACCCTATTGATACAGCAGTATACAATCAAGGATGGGCAAGAAATGGTAAGATAAAATCAGATCTAAAAAAATTCGAAATCCCAATCGGGATCAAAGCATAA